The genomic interval GAGATAGCGCTGCAAAAGTTCAGCACATTTAAGCCAGCCAGCAGTATAGCGCCTCATTGGGGAGAAGCATATACAAAAGGGCTGTTAGCGCAGATAAAATAACAGACCGGAAATCAGGCATCCCGAGCCAGGAATTTAACGCGGATTATCTTCCCGTTAATTCCTGGCTTTTCTCTGTCCATTCAGCTCACCTGCAATACGGTATCAGTTATTCGGGGTATCTTTAATGAGACGCGTTAACAAATTAACCCTGTCATCTGTTAACCTTGAAAAGTAAATTCCATGAAAACTGGTGGTGTGAACAAGCTGAGCGTGGCCTCCACTTCTGCACTGGTACTGACCTATGTCAAAAGTTTGTACGAAGAAGGACTGGGAAGAGAATATCTTGCCCATATTGATTTCAGCCAGGTAAAGAACCTGGCAGATGAATTGAGCCGTATTACTCCTTTATTCCGCGAAGCATTATTACTGAGAAAAAGAATGATCAGGTACCTGATCAAACAACTGATGGCGCAGCATCCCCGTCAGCAGGTGTGTATCCTCGCGGCTGGCCTGGATCCTCTTGCCCTGCAGCTGACAGAATATTTCCCTGAGCAGCAGCTTGCAGGTATTTACGAGGTGGACAGCGCCAATATGCGGGAAAAGCAGGAGATATATGCAGCTATTGCTTTCCACGATGAAAGATTACATACGTTGCAGGCCGACATTAATAATACCCACCAGCTGATGAATACATTGATTGATGCGGGATATGATCCGCAACAGCCGGCATTGATCATATTTGAGGGTATCATACATTATATCTCTGAAGAGCAGTTCCTGAGCATTATGCGGAACTTCTGCTCAAGAACGAAAACAAATGCAGTAATTATGGATTATATGGTCCATGCGGAAGGCTTGCCCCTCGGCTCCACCTCAAAGGCAGAAGAAATGCTGGATACTATGGAGAGTTATATAGGCAGCCGTTTGCAGCAGTTCAGCCGCAAAAAGATACAGAACCTGTTATCACTGCTGGACGCCGATCAGCTGGATATATATGATATGCAGGCTGCTGAAAATGTGCTGAATGGCCAGAACAAGATCTACCGTGGAGAGCGGAAGGGTTTACTGGAGATTATTTCCTTTCATATCTAAATCTGATTGTAAAAAGAAAGGGAGTGCTGTGTGAACGGCACTCCCTTTCTTTTTACAATTTATAACTTAAGCTAACTTTTCTGAAACCAGTTCTATTTTCTTCAGAGGATTGCTGGTATTCTCTGCATATGTTTCTCTTTTTTCCAGGATGTCCAGGCAGGTAAAGATGGCCTGGCGGAAAGAGTCGGCATCTGCCAGGTTCTTACCGGCAATGTCAAATGCGGTACCATGATCCGGAGAGGTGCGTACAATAGGGAGACCGGCTGTATAGTTGATGCCGCTGCCGGTAGCCAGCGATTTGAACGGGATCAGGCCCTGATCGTGGTACATGGCCAGCACACCGTCGAACTGGCTGTGCATATCACGGGCGAAAAATGCATCGGCACTGTAAGGGCCAAAAGCGAGAATGCCTGTATTTTTCGCCTGCTGGATAGCGGGGACGATCTCTTTGATCTCTTCCTGTCCTATCAGGCCATCGTCTCCGGCATGAGGGTTCAGGCCCAGCACAGCAATCCGGGGTTTATCAATCCCAAAGTCCCTGATCAGGCTATCCCTCATCATCTGGAGCTTGGCAAGGATATTTTCCTTTGTCACGTATTTCGAAATATCTGCCACCGGCACATGTTCGGTGAGCAGGCCCACCCGCATGTTTTCTGCTGTCATGAACATGAGCACGTCTTTCGCTTCGAAAGCATCCCGCAGGTAGGGAGTATGGCCGGTATAATTGAATTGCTCGCTCTGGATATTCTTTTTGTGGATAGGAGCGGTGATCAGGCCCTGGATATGGCCTTCTTTCAGGCACTCAATGGCCGCTGCCAATGAACGGGCTGCATATTTACCACCTACTTCATTCAGAACGCCGGGGGTGATCTGTACTTCTTCCTCCCAGCAGTTGAAAACATTCACCTGTTTGTGGTTCAGACGGGTGAAGTCTTTCAGGCTCTGGTAATTGAAGTTGTTTTCATTCATCAGCTTCCTGTAGAAGTTGATGGTTTTATTGGAAGCAAATATCACCGGCGTACAAAACTCCAGCATTCTGTTGTCTGCAAAGGTCTTGATGATGATCTCAGCGCCGATGCTGTTGATATCGCCGACAGTAATGCCGATTACCGGTTTATTTGTGTGGGTGTTGCTACTCATGTGTATTGAGAATAATAGGCAAATATAAGAATAATAGCCGGGAAGCTGTACAGGCAGTTCCCCGGTATCTTGCAGCATTGCGCCAAGTTTTCCGTAATTTTGCGGGCTAATCATGTA from Chitinophaga filiformis carries:
- a CDS encoding class I SAM-dependent methyltransferase; the protein is MKTGGVNKLSVASTSALVLTYVKSLYEEGLGREYLAHIDFSQVKNLADELSRITPLFREALLLRKRMIRYLIKQLMAQHPRQQVCILAAGLDPLALQLTEYFPEQQLAGIYEVDSANMREKQEIYAAIAFHDERLHTLQADINNTHQLMNTLIDAGYDPQQPALIIFEGIIHYISEEQFLSIMRNFCSRTKTNAVIMDYMVHAEGLPLGSTSKAEEMLDTMESYIGSRLQQFSRKKIQNLLSLLDADQLDIYDMQAAENVLNGQNKIYRGERKGLLEIISFHI
- the pdxA gene encoding 4-hydroxythreonine-4-phosphate dehydrogenase PdxA — its product is MSSNTHTNKPVIGITVGDINSIGAEIIIKTFADNRMLEFCTPVIFASNKTINFYRKLMNENNFNYQSLKDFTRLNHKQVNVFNCWEEEVQITPGVLNEVGGKYAARSLAAAIECLKEGHIQGLITAPIHKKNIQSEQFNYTGHTPYLRDAFEAKDVLMFMTAENMRVGLLTEHVPVADISKYVTKENILAKLQMMRDSLIRDFGIDKPRIAVLGLNPHAGDDGLIGQEEIKEIVPAIQQAKNTGILAFGPYSADAFFARDMHSQFDGVLAMYHDQGLIPFKSLATGSGINYTAGLPIVRTSPDHGTAFDIAGKNLADADSFRQAIFTCLDILEKRETYAENTSNPLKKIELVSEKLA